One genomic segment of Pontibacillus halophilus JSM 076056 = DSM 19796 includes these proteins:
- a CDS encoding CtsR family transcriptional regulator, with the protein MRNISDVIEAHLKKVIQSSNENAVEIKRSELAEQFQCVPSQINYVINTRFTIEKGFIVESKRGGGGYIRIIQVKHLDQAKLLDDLLLLIQPKVSQQGAIDIIERLIEEQLISTKEAKLMLSALTRDVLAVQLPLRDELRTRILSAMLQTLKYRE; encoded by the coding sequence ATGCGGAACATCTCAGATGTGATCGAAGCGCATTTAAAGAAGGTTATTCAGTCGAGTAACGAGAATGCTGTTGAGATTAAGCGAAGTGAATTAGCTGAACAATTTCAATGTGTGCCATCACAAATCAACTATGTCATTAACACTCGTTTTACCATAGAAAAGGGTTTTATTGTAGAAAGTAAACGAGGTGGTGGTGGATACATCCGTATCATTCAGGTTAAGCACTTAGATCAAGCTAAATTGCTCGATGACCTTCTCCTACTCATACAACCAAAAGTTTCACAGCAAGGTGCCATAGATATTATCGAGCGATTAATTGAGGAACAATTAATCTCCACGAAAGAAGCAAAACTTATGCTAAGTGCCCTAACTAGGGATGTCTTAGCCGTACAGCTTCCGTTGCGAGATGAGCTTAGAACTCGTATCCTCTCTGCAATGCTACAAACCCTTAAGTACAGGGAGTAG
- a CDS encoding UvrB/UvrC motif-containing protein — protein sequence MECQECHERPATLHFTQVINGNKKEIHVCEVCAKEKGYMSNDDDEFSLHHLLSGLFNFDTYSINGQDHYPSNPSQQRVLQCPNCGLTYPEFKRIGKFGCSQCYETFSEHLNPIFRRVHSGNTSHDGKIPSRKGGSLQLKKQIADQKRELNQLIEDQEFEQAATMRDSIRDLEQQLSDHRKGGDS from the coding sequence ATGGAATGTCAGGAATGTCATGAGCGTCCAGCGACTTTGCATTTCACCCAGGTGATCAATGGGAATAAGAAAGAAATCCATGTCTGTGAGGTATGTGCAAAGGAAAAAGGGTATATGTCAAACGATGATGATGAATTTTCATTGCATCACTTACTATCAGGGTTATTTAATTTTGATACGTACAGTATAAATGGGCAAGATCACTATCCGTCTAACCCATCTCAACAGCGTGTATTGCAGTGTCCGAATTGTGGGTTAACATACCCAGAGTTTAAACGAATTGGGAAATTTGGCTGTTCACAATGCTATGAAACGTTTAGTGAACATTTGAATCCCATTTTTCGAAGGGTACACAGCGGGAACACTTCACATGATGGGAAGATTCCGTCCCGAAAGGGCGGTAGCTTACAATTGAAGAAGCAAATAGCTGATCAAAAACGGGAGCTTAACCAACTGATTGAAGATCAGGAATTTGAGCAAGCAGCCACTATGAGAGACTCCATACGCGACCTTGAACAACAGTTGAGCGACCATCGTAAGGGAGGCGACTCCTAA
- a CDS encoding protein arginine kinase — protein MSLQQFMNEAISPWLKQEGPDNDIVLSTRIRLARNLDQVPFPIVSEEEDLEKVLEFFKEEYESESLNDYENLELVRMGVLDPVEKRVLVEKHLISPHLTERGQHSAALISQNEQVSIMINEEDHIRMQLYFPGFQLEKALQEAFIIDDWLEDKLDFAFDETRGYLTSCPTNVGTGMRASVMMHLPALVMTQQMNRIVPAINQLGLVVRGIYGEGSEAVGNIFQISNQITLGKSEKDIIEDLKSVVYQLIEQERHARNRLMTQIGMKLEDRIFRSYGVLANSRIIESKESANCLSDLRLGIDLGYITNVSKSILNELMIMTQPGFLQHYAKQSLSPDERDVRRASLIRERLNLEDE, from the coding sequence ATGTCTCTCCAACAATTTATGAATGAAGCGATCAGCCCTTGGTTAAAACAAGAGGGTCCAGATAATGATATCGTCCTAAGCACACGGATTCGGTTAGCGCGGAACTTAGACCAGGTCCCTTTTCCAATTGTTTCAGAGGAGGAAGATTTGGAGAAAGTGCTCGAATTCTTTAAAGAGGAATATGAAAGTGAAAGCTTGAATGATTACGAGAACTTAGAACTCGTCCGTATGGGTGTGTTAGACCCAGTAGAAAAGCGAGTGCTTGTTGAGAAACATTTAATTAGTCCCCACTTAACTGAGCGTGGTCAGCATTCGGCAGCACTCATTTCTCAAAATGAACAAGTTAGTATCATGATTAATGAAGAAGACCATATACGCATGCAATTATACTTCCCGGGTTTTCAACTGGAGAAGGCACTCCAAGAGGCTTTCATAATTGATGATTGGTTGGAAGATAAATTAGATTTTGCATTTGATGAAACACGAGGGTATTTAACTAGTTGTCCTACAAACGTAGGAACGGGTATGCGGGCTTCAGTCATGATGCATCTCCCCGCACTTGTTATGACCCAACAGATGAATCGGATTGTTCCTGCGATTAACCAATTGGGACTTGTAGTAAGAGGAATTTACGGCGAAGGTAGCGAAGCTGTAGGTAACATCTTTCAAATTTCCAATCAAATTACGCTTGGCAAATCCGAGAAAGATATTATTGAGGATTTAAAGAGTGTCGTTTATCAATTAATTGAACAAGAACGGCACGCAAGAAATCGTTTAATGACGCAGATTGGCATGAAATTAGAAGACCGAATATTTCGTTCTTATGGAGTCTTAGCCAATAGTCGAATTATCGAATCTAAGGAATCAGCAAATTGTTTATCTGACCTAAGGTTGGGAATTGACTTAGGGTATATTACAAACGTGTCTAAGTCGATTCTAAATGAATTGATGATTATGACCCAACCTGGATTCCTGCAGCACTATGCAAAGCAAAGCCTCTCACCTGACGAACGAGATGTTCGTCGCGCCTCACTCATTCGTGAGCGATTAAATCTAGAAGATGAGTAA
- the clpC gene encoding ATP-dependent protease ATP-binding subunit ClpC: MMFGRFTERAQKVLALAQEEAVRLGHNNIGTEHVLLGLVREGEGIAAKALSALGLAADQIQEEVEQLIGTGEKVSQTIHYTPRAKKVIELSMDEARKLGHSYVGTEHILLGLIREGEGVAARVLNNLGVSLNKARQQVLQLLGSNESTSNNGGSNRQATNANTPTLDSLARDLTVVAKEGNIDPVIGRSKEIERVIQVLSRRTKNNPVLVGEPGVGKTAIAEGLAQQIINNEVPEILRDKRVMTLDMGTVVAGTKYRGEFEDRLKKVMEEIRQAGNIILFIDELHTLIGAGGAEGAIDASNILKPSLARGDLQCIGATTLDEYRKYIEKDAALERRFQPITVDEPTNDESVQILQGLRDRYEAHHRVTITDEAIEAAVKLSDRYISDRFLPDKAIDLIDEAASAVRLRSYTAPPNLKDLEQKLEEVRKEKDAAVQSQEFEKAASLRDNEQKLREELEKTKSEWKQQQGQENSEVTMEDIASVVSTWTGVPVSKLAKDESERLLGMEDVLHNRVIGQDEAVKSISKAIRRARSGLKDPKRPIGSFIFLGPTGVGKTELARALAETMFGEEDAMIRIDMSEYMEKHSTSRLVGSPPGYVGYEEGGQLTEKVRQKPYSVVLLDEIEKAHPDVFNTLLQVLEDGRLTDSKGRTVDFRNTVIIMTSNVGAQELKTNKYAGFTLGDGDQDYKDMKSKVMEEMKRAFRPEFLNRIDEIIVFHSLEKKHMKEIVTLMSEQLRKRLSEQEVDFSITDAALDKIADEGFDPEYGARPLRRSIQKNVEDLLSEELLKETIKKGEKVTIGLNENGEFTVTANQ; encoded by the coding sequence ATGATGTTTGGACGATTTACAGAACGAGCTCAAAAGGTATTAGCCTTAGCACAAGAAGAAGCGGTCCGCCTAGGACACAATAATATTGGTACAGAGCATGTCTTGCTAGGACTTGTTCGTGAAGGAGAAGGAATCGCCGCCAAGGCTTTATCTGCTCTCGGACTTGCAGCTGACCAAATTCAAGAAGAAGTCGAACAGCTAATCGGAACAGGTGAAAAGGTTTCTCAAACAATTCACTATACTCCTCGAGCGAAAAAGGTCATTGAACTTTCCATGGATGAAGCTCGTAAACTAGGTCATTCCTATGTTGGTACAGAGCACATCTTACTTGGTTTAATTCGTGAAGGAGAAGGTGTAGCCGCACGAGTTCTTAACAACTTAGGCGTAAGCCTTAATAAGGCACGTCAACAAGTTCTTCAATTACTGGGAAGCAATGAATCCACTTCAAATAACGGTGGAAGCAACCGTCAAGCAACGAATGCAAATACCCCAACACTTGATTCACTTGCTCGTGACCTGACCGTTGTGGCTAAAGAAGGAAATATTGACCCGGTAATTGGTCGTAGTAAAGAAATTGAACGTGTCATTCAAGTCCTAAGCCGTCGTACAAAGAACAACCCAGTTCTTGTCGGAGAACCTGGTGTAGGTAAAACAGCGATTGCAGAAGGACTTGCGCAACAAATTATTAACAACGAAGTACCTGAAATTCTTCGCGATAAGCGAGTGATGACACTAGACATGGGAACCGTTGTAGCGGGTACGAAATACCGTGGTGAATTTGAGGACCGTCTCAAAAAGGTGATGGAAGAGATTCGTCAGGCTGGGAACATCATTCTATTTATTGACGAATTACACACACTTATTGGTGCAGGGGGAGCAGAAGGCGCGATTGACGCTTCAAACATCCTAAAACCTTCACTAGCACGCGGAGATCTACAGTGTATCGGTGCGACGACACTTGATGAATACCGCAAATACATCGAAAAAGATGCTGCGCTGGAACGTCGATTCCAACCAATTACTGTAGATGAGCCTACAAATGATGAATCCGTACAAATTCTTCAAGGCCTTCGTGACCGTTATGAAGCGCACCACCGTGTAACGATTACGGATGAAGCAATTGAAGCAGCCGTGAAGCTATCTGACCGTTATATTTCAGACCGCTTCCTACCGGATAAAGCAATTGATTTAATTGATGAAGCAGCCTCTGCTGTACGTCTACGTTCCTATACTGCTCCACCGAATTTGAAAGACTTAGAGCAGAAGCTTGAGGAAGTGCGTAAAGAAAAAGACGCTGCGGTGCAAAGTCAAGAGTTCGAGAAAGCTGCTTCTCTTCGTGACAATGAACAAAAACTTCGTGAAGAGCTTGAGAAGACGAAGTCCGAATGGAAACAACAACAAGGACAAGAGAATTCTGAAGTAACGATGGAGGACATTGCATCCGTTGTGTCCACATGGACTGGAGTTCCCGTATCTAAGCTTGCTAAGGATGAGAGTGAGCGTCTTCTTGGTATGGAAGATGTCCTTCATAACCGAGTGATTGGTCAGGACGAAGCCGTTAAGTCTATTTCTAAAGCGATTCGCCGTGCTCGTTCAGGGCTTAAAGATCCGAAGCGTCCAATTGGTTCCTTCATCTTCTTAGGGCCAACAGGTGTAGGTAAAACGGAATTAGCCCGTGCGCTAGCGGAGACAATGTTCGGTGAAGAAGACGCAATGATCCGCATCGATATGTCTGAGTACATGGAGAAACATTCGACTTCCCGTCTAGTCGGTTCACCTCCAGGTTATGTAGGCTATGAAGAAGGCGGACAGTTGACAGAGAAAGTACGTCAAAAGCCATATTCTGTCGTCCTACTAGACGAAATTGAGAAAGCTCACCCAGATGTCTTTAATACCCTATTACAAGTTCTTGAAGATGGTCGACTAACCGACTCTAAAGGTCGTACAGTTGATTTCCGTAATACGGTTATTATCATGACATCGAACGTAGGGGCTCAAGAGCTTAAGACAAACAAATATGCAGGATTCACACTTGGTGATGGAGATCAAGATTATAAAGATATGAAATCGAAGGTAATGGAAGAGATGAAGCGTGCATTCCGCCCAGAATTCCTAAACCGTATCGATGAAATCATTGTCTTCCATTCACTAGAGAAGAAACACATGAAAGAGATTGTGACACTCATGTCTGAGCAACTAAGAAAACGTCTTTCTGAACAAGAAGTCGACTTCTCTATTACAGATGCCGCTCTTGATAAGATTGCGGATGAAGGATTCGACCCTGAATATGGAGCTCGTCCACTACGTCGCTCTATTCAGAAGAACGTAGAAGATTTACTTTCTGAAGAATTGCTGAAAGAGACCATCAAGAAAGGTGAGAAAGTAACCATTGGACTAAATGAAAATGGCGAATTCACCGTTACGGCTAATCAATAA
- the radA gene encoding DNA repair protein RadA — translation MAKAKVKFVCKECGYETPKWMGKCPNCNQWNTFEELVASKGSSKHTFVTGEASGRSKPERITAIETKEEARIETDMEEVNRVLGGGIVPGSLVLIGGDPGIGKSTLLLQVSSQLANSNHKVLYVSGEESIRQTKLRSDRLGVTSDQLYVLAETNMLDVSNNIEQINPSFVVVDSIQTIFKEEVTSAPGSVSQVRECTSELMRIAKSKEIPIFIVGHVTKEGSIAGPRLLEHMVDAVLYFEGERHHSFRILRSVKNRFGSTHEMGIFEMKEEGLREVENPSEIFLEERSEGSAGSTVVATMEGTRPMLVEIQALISPTSYGNPRRMATGLDHNRVPLLMAVLEKRVGLMLQNQDAYVKVAGGVKLDEPAIDLAVAVSIASSFQDKAPKPDDLLIGEVGLTGEVRRVARLEQRVQEAAKLGFKRAIVPRKNLTGWTYPGDIEVIGVNSVQEALKVTLGGS, via the coding sequence GTGGCAAAAGCGAAAGTGAAATTTGTCTGTAAGGAATGTGGGTATGAAACCCCGAAGTGGATGGGGAAATGCCCAAATTGTAATCAATGGAATACCTTTGAAGAGCTAGTAGCATCTAAAGGTTCTAGTAAGCATACATTTGTAACAGGGGAAGCAAGTGGACGCTCTAAGCCAGAGCGGATTACGGCAATAGAAACAAAAGAAGAAGCAAGAATTGAAACGGACATGGAAGAAGTCAACCGGGTGCTTGGGGGCGGAATTGTACCAGGGTCCCTTGTGCTGATTGGGGGAGACCCAGGAATCGGGAAATCTACGCTCCTGCTACAAGTTTCATCGCAGTTGGCCAACTCTAATCACAAAGTGTTATACGTTTCAGGTGAGGAATCAATCCGTCAGACAAAGCTTCGATCGGACCGTCTTGGCGTTACGTCAGACCAGCTTTATGTACTGGCAGAGACCAACATGTTAGATGTATCGAATAATATTGAACAGATTAATCCATCTTTTGTTGTGGTCGATTCTATACAAACCATATTCAAAGAAGAGGTAACATCGGCACCTGGTAGCGTTTCTCAGGTGCGTGAATGTACAAGTGAACTTATGCGTATAGCTAAGAGTAAAGAGATTCCCATCTTCATTGTAGGTCACGTAACAAAGGAAGGCTCGATTGCGGGTCCGCGGCTACTCGAACATATGGTCGATGCTGTCCTTTACTTCGAAGGGGAACGTCATCATTCTTTCCGTATTCTGCGTAGTGTGAAGAACCGATTCGGGAGTACACATGAGATGGGCATTTTCGAAATGAAAGAAGAAGGATTGAGGGAAGTAGAGAACCCGTCAGAAATTTTCCTAGAAGAACGTTCTGAAGGCTCAGCGGGGTCTACAGTGGTGGCCACAATGGAAGGTACCCGGCCAATGCTCGTCGAAATTCAAGCCCTTATATCTCCTACAAGTTACGGGAATCCAAGAAGGATGGCGACCGGGCTAGACCATAATCGAGTCCCCCTTTTAATGGCCGTGCTTGAGAAGCGTGTCGGACTCATGCTTCAGAACCAGGATGCCTATGTGAAGGTAGCTGGTGGTGTGAAGCTTGATGAACCGGCTATCGATCTAGCAGTTGCGGTTAGTATTGCCTCAAGCTTTCAAGATAAGGCTCCTAAGCCAGATGACTTGCTTATTGGAGAGGTCGGACTAACTGGGGAAGTAAGAAGGGTTGCCCGCCTAGAGCAACGCGTTCAGGAAGCCGCCAAATTAGGTTTCAAGCGTGCTATCGTACCTAGAAAAAACTTGACCGGATGGACGTATCCTGGGGATATTGAGGTTATTGGTGTCAATTCCGTACAGGAAGCGTTAAAAGTTACGCTAGGAGGAAGCTAA
- the disA gene encoding DNA integrity scanning diadenylate cyclase DisA codes for MEDHTQNESVIGEILRFVAPGTPMRDGIDNVLRANTGGLIVIGYSDKMKGLVDGGFYIKSPFSPAHLYELSKMDGGLILNEMGSEILYANAQLMPDPTVVSSETGMRHRTAERVAKQTGHLVIAISQRRNVITLYKGSIRYSLKEIGVILTKANQAIQTLEKYKNVLDQGLTNLGALEFEDMVTLQEVVQVMHRIEMVVRIKKEILNYINELGTEGRLIQLQLTELVSNIEEEAALLIKDYHKHPGCDPYALLEKLQEETHAELLDDAQILKLLGYSVSSKLEEAVIPRGYRILEKIPRLPTLIVEYIVKRFGTLNVIVTASTKELVQVDGVGEIRASKIQEGLNRIQEQLFIDRHI; via the coding sequence ATGGAAGACCATACTCAAAACGAATCAGTCATCGGAGAAATCTTGCGCTTCGTAGCTCCTGGTACGCCTATGCGTGATGGGATTGATAACGTCCTCCGTGCAAATACAGGCGGACTCATCGTCATTGGGTATAGTGATAAAATGAAAGGGCTAGTGGACGGTGGCTTTTACATCAAAAGCCCCTTCTCTCCAGCACACCTTTATGAGCTTTCGAAAATGGATGGCGGACTCATCTTGAATGAGATGGGCTCTGAGATTCTATATGCAAATGCTCAACTCATGCCAGACCCAACAGTCGTCTCATCAGAAACGGGGATGCGTCATCGGACAGCAGAGCGCGTTGCAAAGCAAACTGGGCATCTCGTTATTGCAATTTCGCAGCGTAGGAATGTCATTACGCTGTATAAGGGCTCTATTCGCTATTCGCTTAAAGAAATTGGTGTAATCCTTACGAAAGCCAATCAAGCGATACAGACCCTTGAGAAGTATAAGAATGTACTAGACCAAGGGCTAACCAATTTAGGTGCACTAGAATTTGAGGATATGGTGACGTTGCAAGAAGTCGTTCAAGTCATGCACCGAATTGAAATGGTTGTTCGAATTAAGAAAGAGATTCTGAACTACATTAACGAATTAGGAACAGAAGGGCGTCTCATTCAGCTGCAACTAACTGAACTTGTGTCGAATATTGAAGAGGAAGCGGCTCTGTTAATAAAGGATTATCATAAACATCCTGGTTGCGACCCATATGCACTCTTAGAGAAGCTGCAAGAGGAGACGCATGCCGAATTACTAGACGATGCACAAATCTTGAAACTATTAGGGTACTCCGTATCGTCTAAACTAGAAGAGGCCGTCATACCGAGAGGGTACCGCATTTTAGAGAAGATTCCACGTCTGCCGACTTTAATCGTTGAATATATTGTAAAACGCTTTGGTACATTGAACGTAATCGTTACAGCTTCTACGAAAGAACTCGTTCAGGTAGATGGTGTTGGTGAAATTCGCGCATCAAAGATTCAAGAAGGTTTAAATCGTATTCAAGAGCAACTATTTATTGATCGTCATATTTAG
- a CDS encoding PIN/TRAM domain-containing protein codes for MLKRIVQLFIIIAGGAIGYLYVPELLLWLNVSDSWITHEITGMFIGAILLYLLMFWVVDHIVNFLRWVEEALVRAPVADLLFGSLGLILGLLVALLGNYPLQQVEIQLVSQVLPIFLTIILGYLGFQVGFKRRDEFINILSLATKREKDKKKQSDQDEDEEGQGDLPKVKILDTSVIIDGRIADICQTHFLEGTILIPQFVLEELQHIADSSDVLKRNRGRRGLDVLNRMQKELPVNVEIYEGDFEDIHEVDSKLVKLAKVINGIVVTNDFNLNKVCEFQNVQVLNINDLANAVKPVVLPGEELAVQVIKDGKEQNQGVAYLDDGTMIVVEEGKDYIGQNIEVLVTSVLQTSAGRMIFAKPKLLEKAL; via the coding sequence GTGCTGAAAAGGATCGTGCAATTATTTATTATTATTGCAGGTGGTGCCATTGGGTATCTGTATGTTCCAGAGCTGCTTCTATGGCTGAACGTATCAGATTCATGGATAACCCATGAGATTACAGGAATGTTTATTGGAGCTATATTACTTTATTTACTTATGTTTTGGGTTGTCGACCATATCGTCAATTTCTTACGTTGGGTGGAGGAAGCCCTCGTACGTGCTCCGGTTGCGGATTTGCTATTCGGGAGTTTAGGTCTTATATTGGGCTTGCTTGTTGCGTTGCTAGGGAACTACCCGCTTCAACAGGTTGAGATTCAGCTCGTTTCACAAGTGTTGCCGATTTTCTTAACGATTATTTTGGGATATTTAGGCTTCCAGGTTGGATTTAAGCGGAGAGATGAATTCATCAATATTTTATCATTAGCTACAAAACGCGAAAAAGATAAGAAAAAGCAAAGTGACCAAGACGAAGATGAAGAAGGTCAAGGGGATTTGCCTAAGGTGAAGATTCTTGATACGAGCGTGATCATTGATGGTCGAATTGCAGACATTTGTCAAACACATTTCCTTGAAGGGACGATTCTTATCCCTCAATTCGTGTTGGAAGAACTTCAGCACATCGCAGATTCATCGGATGTATTGAAGCGGAATCGCGGAAGACGTGGGTTAGATGTCTTGAACCGGATGCAGAAGGAACTCCCTGTAAACGTTGAGATTTATGAGGGTGACTTCGAAGATATTCACGAAGTGGACAGCAAACTTGTTAAGCTTGCGAAAGTCATTAATGGGATTGTTGTAACGAATGATTTCAACTTAAATAAGGTATGCGAATTCCAAAATGTCCAAGTATTAAATATTAACGACCTAGCTAATGCCGTGAAGCCTGTTGTTTTACCAGGTGAGGAATTGGCTGTGCAAGTCATTAAAGATGGCAAAGAGCAAAATCAAGGTGTTGCCTATCTCGATGATGGAACGATGATTGTTGTTGAGGAAGGTAAAGATTACATTGGACAGAACATTGAAGTGCTTGTTACAAGTGTCTTGCAAACCTCGGCAGGTCGAATGATTTTCGCAAAGCCGAAACTACTTGAAAAAGCATTATAA
- a CDS encoding bifunctional 2-C-methyl-D-erythritol 4-phosphate cytidylyltransferase/2-C-methyl-D-erythritol 2,4-cyclodiphosphate synthase, whose product MIAYQVIVLAAGAGKRMRAGKNKQFLQVGNKPLLVHTLENFINDRACTNVLVVINEADEHLMREMLLEHSLLEHVQFVYGGAERQHSVYEGLKRCSDDSIVFIHDGARPFVKEDRIEELALRASESGAALLAVKVTDTIKQQGQSLKTLDRSTLWAAQTPQAFRHEVISRAHEWARTTNYLGTDDASLVEALGEPVEIVEGSYDNIKLTTPEDVEKAMAILQKRRGSVKKGDGSHMRIGQGFDVHQLVEGRPCIMGGVEIPHDKGLLGHSDADVLLHTVADAILGALGEGDIGKHFPDTDPEYKDADSIELLKHVYSLAKEQKYAIGNLDCTIIAEAPKMGPHIEEMRNNLARILETEPSQINVKATTTEKLGFPGRQEGIAAQAVVLLTRG is encoded by the coding sequence ATGATTGCCTATCAAGTTATTGTACTAGCTGCAGGGGCAGGGAAACGTATGCGAGCGGGGAAGAACAAGCAGTTCTTGCAAGTGGGAAACAAACCTTTACTTGTTCACACGTTGGAGAACTTCATCAACGACCGTGCTTGTACCAACGTTCTTGTGGTGATAAATGAAGCAGATGAACATCTGATGAGAGAGATGCTCTTAGAACATAGCCTGTTGGAACATGTTCAATTTGTTTATGGAGGCGCTGAGCGTCAGCACAGTGTGTATGAGGGTCTTAAGCGTTGTAGTGATGATTCAATTGTGTTCATCCATGATGGCGCTCGTCCATTTGTCAAAGAAGATCGTATAGAGGAGTTAGCGCTACGTGCCAGTGAATCTGGCGCTGCACTTCTTGCAGTCAAGGTAACCGATACAATTAAGCAACAAGGTCAATCGCTCAAAACGCTCGACCGAAGTACGCTATGGGCGGCTCAGACGCCACAGGCGTTTCGTCATGAAGTCATTTCAAGAGCTCATGAATGGGCACGTACTACAAATTACCTCGGTACGGATGATGCTTCTTTAGTAGAAGCGTTAGGAGAGCCAGTTGAGATAGTAGAAGGAAGTTACGATAACATTAAATTGACCACTCCAGAAGATGTAGAAAAAGCAATGGCGATTCTACAGAAGAGACGAGGGTCGGTTAAGAAAGGAGACGGTTCACACATGCGTATTGGCCAAGGATTTGATGTTCACCAGCTCGTAGAAGGGCGTCCTTGTATTATGGGGGGAGTTGAGATCCCTCATGATAAAGGGTTGTTAGGTCATTCAGATGCAGATGTTCTGTTGCATACCGTTGCAGACGCCATTCTCGGTGCGCTTGGAGAAGGGGACATCGGTAAGCATTTTCCTGATACAGACCCAGAATACAAAGATGCAGATTCAATAGAGTTGTTGAAGCATGTCTACTCCCTTGCGAAAGAGCAGAAGTATGCGATTGGCAACTTAGACTGTACCATTATCGCAGAAGCACCGAAGATGGGGCCTCATATAGAAGAGATGAGAAATAATCTTGCTCGTATACTAGAGACAGAACCATCGCAAATTAACGTTAAAGCAACGACGACAGAGAAGCTAGGATTTCCAGGGCGCCAAGAGGGAATCGCAGCTCAAGCAGTTGTGCTCTTAACGAGAGGATAA
- the gltX gene encoding glutamate--tRNA ligase produces the protein MTNEVRVRYAPSPTGHLHIGNARTALFNYLYARHHNGKFIIRIEDTDAKRNVEGGEQSQMEYLKWLGIDWDESVETEAGEFGPYRQMERLDIYQNYIDELLEKDLAYKCYVTEDELEAEREAQRARGEVPKYSGAHSQLTQEERDAFEAEGRQPSIRIRVPKDVTYAFNDMVRGEITFQSSDFGDWVIQKKNGTPTYNFAVAVDDYLMKISHVLRGEEHISNTPKQMMVYDAFGWEAPKFGHMALILNENRKKLSKRDEHIMQFIGQYKEQGYMSEALFNFITLLGWSPVGEEEIFTQEQLVEMFDPDRLASSPAVFDPAKLKWINNQYIKAAELDRVYDLTVPHLVKAGRLPESMDEDQQQWAKELVSLYQEQLNYGAEIVDLTELFFNETIDYDGEAMEVLKEEQVPEVLSTLMTKVDEFDFEPAEIKKAIKAVQKETGHKGKKLFMPVRVATTGQTHGPELPNAIHLLGKDVVKARLQHSLNEIQA, from the coding sequence ATGACAAACGAAGTTCGCGTACGTTATGCACCAAGTCCAACGGGACACCTGCATATCGGGAACGCACGAACAGCACTATTTAATTACTTATACGCACGTCACCACAACGGGAAATTCATCATTCGTATTGAGGATACAGATGCGAAGCGAAATGTTGAAGGCGGCGAACAAAGCCAGATGGAATACTTAAAATGGCTAGGCATTGATTGGGATGAGTCTGTAGAGACAGAAGCAGGCGAATTTGGCCCATATCGACAAATGGAACGTCTAGACATCTACCAGAACTATATCGATGAATTACTAGAGAAAGACCTCGCATACAAGTGTTATGTGACGGAGGATGAATTAGAAGCGGAGCGTGAAGCACAGCGTGCACGTGGAGAAGTACCAAAGTATAGCGGTGCGCATAGCCAGCTCACGCAAGAAGAGCGTGACGCGTTCGAGGCTGAAGGTCGTCAACCAAGTATCCGTATTCGTGTACCGAAAGACGTAACGTACGCGTTTAATGATATGGTACGTGGTGAGATTACGTTCCAGTCTAGTGACTTCGGCGATTGGGTAATCCAAAAGAAAAATGGTACGCCTACGTATAATTTCGCGGTAGCAGTCGATGATTATCTTATGAAGATCTCCCATGTGCTTCGTGGAGAAGAGCATATCTCCAACACACCGAAACAAATGATGGTTTATGATGCATTTGGATGGGAAGCACCTAAGTTTGGTCATATGGCGTTAATCTTAAATGAAAATCGTAAGAAGTTAAGTAAACGTGATGAGCACATCATGCAATTTATCGGACAATATAAAGAGCAAGGGTACATGTCAGAGGCGTTGTTCAACTTTATTACTTTACTAGGTTGGTCTCCGGTTGGAGAAGAAGAGATCTTCACACAAGAGCAGTTGGTAGAAATGTTTGACCCTGACCGTCTAGCTTCTTCCCCGGCCGTATTTGACCCTGCTAAGTTGAAATGGATTAACAACCAGTACATCAAAGCGGCAGAGCTTGATCGTGTGTACGACTTAACCGTTCCTCACTTAGTGAAGGCTGGTCGTCTTCCGGAATCAATGGATGAAGACCAACAACAATGGGCAAAAGAACTCGTTTCATTGTACCAAGAGCAACTGAATTATGGTGCTGAAATTGTAGACTTAACCGAGTTGTTCTTTAATGAAACCATTGATTATGATGGAGAAGCGATGGAAGTGTTGAAAGAAGAACAAGTACCTGAGGTTCTTTCAACGCTAATGACTAAAGTTGACGAATTTGATTTCGAACCAGCGGAAATCAAAAAAGCAATTAAAGCTGTTCAGAAAGAAACAGGGCACAAAGGCAAGAAACTATTCATGCCAGTTCGTGTAGCCACAACAGGTCAGACGCACGGACCTGAGCTTCCAAATGCGATTCATTTATTAGGTAAAGATGTTGTGAAAGCTAGACTCCAACACTCCTTGAATGAAATTCAGGCATAA